In Chryseobacterium camelliae, one DNA window encodes the following:
- a CDS encoding GDSL-type esterase/lipase family protein, which produces MKKILSAFLLLAFAFFFTQEKKPMYWQDIQNFKKLDQENPPPKDAILLIGSSSFTKWTDVASYFPDKTIINRGFGGSRLTDLNNYADDLLNPYRPKQIIIYCGENDFADDKDLKAQAVVDRFKTFYKKIRARFPKIEVDYISIKYSPSRENLWPQMKEANREIEAFMNREPNAEFIDITKVMQDASGKVRKELFVGDMLHMTPEGYRLWTSVMKPYMK; this is translated from the coding sequence ATGAAGAAGATCTTATCAGCATTCCTTTTGCTAGCCTTTGCCTTTTTCTTTACCCAGGAAAAAAAACCGATGTACTGGCAGGACATCCAGAATTTTAAAAAATTGGATCAGGAAAACCCGCCGCCAAAGGATGCCATCCTTTTGATCGGGAGCTCGTCATTTACGAAATGGACTGATGTTGCCAGCTATTTTCCTGATAAAACGATTATCAACAGAGGTTTCGGAGGATCCAGATTAACGGACCTGAATAACTATGCCGATGACCTCCTGAACCCTTACCGGCCTAAGCAGATTATTATCTACTGCGGCGAAAACGATTTTGCTGATGATAAGGATTTAAAAGCCCAGGCTGTTGTAGACCGCTTTAAGACTTTTTATAAAAAGATCCGGGCACGGTTCCCAAAAATTGAAGTCGATTATATTTCCATAAAGTATTCGCCAAGCCGCGAAAACCTTTGGCCTCAGATGAAGGAAGCCAACAGGGAGATAGAAGCTTTTATGAACAGGGAACCGAATGCTGAATTCATTGATATCACCAAAGTGATGCAGGATGCTTCGGGAAAGGTGAGGAAAGAGCTTTTCGTAGGAGATATGCTCCACATGACGCCTGAAGGCTATCGCCTCTGGACTTCTGTAATGAAGCCTTACATGAAATAA
- a CDS encoding lipocalin family protein yields MKKQLLLFAFSALALTSCNDDDIQGYELDMMKGDWKEVKKEVISGKDNKTVLSTSTPTGCAANDTYYFSIDYSTSYTYYSGNGTNCQINGKTEGTYTYDTDTKDLNIKYLNDSERKYKVVILTSTELKLMKLFDNIDENGDQVVDVTYISYKR; encoded by the coding sequence ATGAAAAAACAGCTACTTTTATTTGCCTTTTCCGCATTGGCTCTTACTTCATGTAATGATGATGACATCCAGGGATATGAATTAGATATGATGAAAGGAGATTGGAAAGAAGTTAAAAAAGAAGTTATTTCCGGAAAAGACAATAAAACAGTACTGTCAACTTCCACACCTACCGGATGTGCTGCAAATGACACATACTATTTCAGTATTGATTATTCTACTTCTTATACTTATTATTCAGGCAACGGTACCAACTGCCAGATAAACGGAAAAACGGAAGGAACGTACACCTATGATACAGACACGAAAGACTTGAATATCAAGTACCTGAATGACAGTGAAAGAAAATATAAAGTAGTGATCCTCACCAGCACGGAACTGAAACTGATGAAATTATTTGATAATATAGATGAAAACGGAGACCAGGTTGTTGATGTCACCTATATTTCTTACAAAAGATAA
- a CDS encoding iron-containing alcohol dehydrogenase — MLNFEFKNPTKILFGKGEIAKIEKEIPEGAKILMIYGGGSIKNNGVYDQVRKALADFEFYEFGGVPANPEYEVLINALTFIKEKNINYLLAVGGGSVIDGTKFLSAAAQYEGEPWEILKKPVRTFEGQGMPFGTILTLPATGSEMNSGYVISRRETNEKLSSGGPGLFPQFSVLDPEVVRSIPKNQIANGITDAYTHVLEQYMTAPSSADLQERIAESILISLQQTAPKVMEEDFDYDAAGNFMWCCTMALNGLIQKGVITDWAVHAMGHELTAYYGIDHARTLAIIAPSHYRYNFETKKEKLAQYAERVWNITEGSVEEKAEAGIRKMEDFFHSLHIQTRLSDYVEDYQNTAERVKKAFTERNWLGLGEYKALSPEDAYQIVEMSY; from the coding sequence ATGCTTAATTTCGAGTTTAAAAATCCAACTAAAATACTTTTCGGAAAAGGCGAAATTGCCAAGATTGAAAAAGAAATTCCTGAGGGAGCTAAAATATTAATGATTTACGGAGGCGGAAGCATCAAAAACAATGGCGTGTACGACCAGGTAAGAAAAGCTCTTGCTGACTTTGAATTCTATGAATTCGGCGGTGTGCCGGCTAACCCGGAATATGAAGTACTGATCAATGCCCTGACCTTCATCAAAGAAAAAAACATCAACTACCTCTTAGCTGTGGGTGGCGGTTCTGTAATCGACGGAACAAAATTTCTATCCGCAGCAGCACAATATGAAGGTGAACCTTGGGAAATACTGAAGAAACCGGTTAGGACTTTTGAAGGCCAGGGAATGCCCTTCGGAACCATCCTTACGCTACCGGCTACCGGCTCTGAAATGAATTCCGGATATGTGATTTCCAGGAGGGAAACGAACGAAAAGCTGTCTTCCGGCGGTCCAGGATTATTCCCGCAGTTCTCCGTGCTTGACCCTGAAGTGGTACGTTCTATCCCGAAAAACCAGATTGCCAACGGGATTACGGATGCCTATACCCATGTCCTGGAACAGTATATGACCGCACCTTCATCAGCAGACCTGCAGGAAAGGATCGCAGAAAGCATCCTGATCAGCCTGCAGCAGACTGCGCCTAAGGTGATGGAAGAAGACTTTGATTATGATGCCGCTGGAAATTTCATGTGGTGCTGTACCATGGCACTGAACGGGCTGATCCAAAAAGGGGTTATTACCGACTGGGCAGTACATGCTATGGGACATGAACTGACCGCATACTACGGTATTGACCATGCCAGAACACTCGCGATCATCGCTCCGTCGCATTACCGATACAATTTTGAGACGAAAAAAGAAAAACTGGCTCAGTATGCGGAAAGAGTATGGAATATAACTGAAGGTAGTGTGGAAGAAAAAGCAGAAGCGGGAATCAGAAAAATGGAAGACTTTTTCCACAGCCTGCACATCCAGACCAGGCTTTCAGACTATGTGGAAGACTATCAGAATACCGCTGAGCGGGTGAAGAAAGCCTTTACGGAAAGGAACTGGCTGGGATTGGGTGAATATAAAGCGCTTAGTCCGGAAGATGCCTATCAGATCGTAGAAATGAGTTATTAA
- a CDS encoding phosphoenolpyruvate carboxylase: MIHDQRAEKFRQIVENKYQIYNSLFMSLPYDKMTNIGMLLPFLSEESKAGYEAGKTPEEIVEEFFKNHTDLQTEEQKLELLFKIIQYIERQVVLFDSIEDAAFPNLHSESDSGTITNLYERSVQDNKLDKVREKLKDFSVKVVFTAHPTQFYPSSVQRIIQDLRRAIAADSVTNIDMLLQQLGKTPFVNKQKPTPVDEAMSIISYLRYVYYDTIGELFTKIRKMFGNGNFHLPEDIIQLGFWPGGDRDGNPFVTAEVTKTVACELHIAILKSYYSHLKYIRRRLSFRGVSEVLNQLNDELYGAIFNGRDISAEDILKRAEEAENILINQHNGLFLDLLINFRDRVKIFGTHFATLDVRQDSRINQKVIDEVFAKLHGEREAGFEEKFSQLIQQQEKVNPDDFEDIVKDTLLTVSQVAEIQQQNGMRGMNRYIISNSDAVKDVMNVYAFFKVCGYKDEEIKMDIVPLFETMEGLANAEKVMRDLYEHPVYQRHLERRGNQQTIMLGFSDGTKDGGYLKANWEIYKAKEVLTRLSEENGIKVVFFDGRGGPPARGGGKTHDFYASQGKTIANHKIELTIQGQTITSIFGNKEQATFNFEQLLTAGIENDVFKNSKKDLTDDEKALIIELAEISYQKYSDLKAHPMFVPYLQEMSTLEYYGKTNIGSRPSKRGNGNELKFEDLRAIPFVGSWSQLKQNVPGFFGFGYAMQQMKEQGRFEEVIELYKGSDFFKTLVLNSMMSMNKTYFPLTYYIRNNPKFGEFWNILFHEYRLSKEIMLELTGFHMLQQEDTLSRKSVKIRERIVLPLLSIQQYALMKIQKGEGNKEAYEKLVTRSLFGNINASRNSA; encoded by the coding sequence ATGATACACGACCAGCGCGCAGAAAAATTCAGGCAGATCGTTGAAAATAAATACCAGATCTACAACTCACTCTTCATGAGTTTGCCTTATGATAAAATGACTAATATCGGGATGCTGTTGCCCTTCCTCAGCGAAGAAAGCAAGGCAGGCTATGAAGCCGGGAAAACCCCTGAAGAAATTGTCGAAGAATTTTTTAAAAACCATACCGACCTGCAGACGGAAGAGCAGAAACTTGAGCTGCTGTTCAAGATCATCCAATATATCGAACGCCAGGTGGTATTGTTTGACAGTATAGAAGATGCTGCGTTTCCCAATCTTCATTCGGAGAGCGACAGCGGGACGATAACGAATTTGTATGAACGCTCTGTGCAGGACAATAAACTGGATAAAGTGAGGGAAAAGCTGAAAGATTTCTCTGTAAAAGTGGTCTTTACGGCGCATCCCACCCAATTTTATCCAAGTTCGGTACAACGGATCATCCAGGACCTGAGAAGGGCTATTGCTGCAGATTCCGTTACCAACATCGATATGCTGTTGCAGCAGCTGGGAAAAACCCCGTTCGTCAATAAACAAAAGCCTACGCCTGTAGATGAGGCTATGAGCATTATTTCATATCTGAGGTATGTCTATTATGATACCATCGGAGAATTATTCACCAAGATCCGGAAGATGTTCGGAAACGGTAACTTCCATCTGCCTGAGGATATTATACAGCTGGGCTTCTGGCCTGGCGGTGACCGGGACGGAAACCCTTTTGTAACCGCTGAAGTAACAAAAACAGTGGCGTGTGAACTGCATATTGCCATCCTGAAATCTTATTACAGCCATCTGAAATACATCAGGAGAAGGCTGAGCTTCCGGGGCGTTTCTGAGGTTCTGAATCAGCTGAATGACGAGTTGTACGGAGCCATTTTCAATGGCCGGGACATCAGCGCAGAAGACATTCTGAAAAGGGCAGAAGAGGCAGAAAATATACTTATTAACCAGCACAATGGCCTGTTTCTGGATCTTTTGATCAATTTCAGGGACCGTGTTAAGATTTTTGGGACACATTTTGCTACCCTCGATGTCCGCCAGGACAGCAGGATCAATCAGAAAGTGATTGATGAGGTCTTTGCAAAGCTGCATGGCGAGCGGGAAGCCGGCTTTGAAGAAAAATTCAGCCAGCTGATCCAACAGCAGGAGAAGGTGAATCCCGATGATTTTGAAGATATCGTTAAAGATACCCTGCTTACGGTTTCCCAGGTTGCAGAAATCCAGCAGCAGAACGGAATGAGAGGCATGAACCGATATATCATTTCCAATTCCGATGCAGTAAAAGATGTGATGAACGTCTATGCATTCTTTAAGGTTTGCGGGTACAAGGATGAAGAGATCAAAATGGATATTGTTCCGCTTTTTGAAACGATGGAAGGCCTTGCCAATGCTGAAAAAGTGATGCGCGACCTTTATGAACATCCGGTATATCAGAGACACCTGGAAAGGAGAGGAAATCAGCAGACCATCATGCTCGGGTTTTCAGACGGAACAAAAGACGGCGGATATCTGAAAGCCAACTGGGAAATCTACAAAGCCAAAGAAGTGCTGACCAGGCTTTCGGAAGAAAACGGAATTAAGGTTGTATTCTTTGACGGAAGGGGAGGCCCGCCGGCACGAGGTGGCGGAAAGACGCATGATTTCTATGCATCCCAGGGAAAAACCATTGCCAACCATAAGATTGAGCTGACCATCCAGGGGCAGACGATTACCAGTATTTTTGGAAATAAGGAACAGGCTACCTTCAATTTTGAGCAGTTGCTGACCGCAGGAATCGAAAATGATGTGTTTAAAAATTCAAAAAAAGATCTTACGGATGATGAAAAAGCCCTGATCATTGAACTGGCAGAAATCAGTTATCAGAAATATTCTGACCTGAAAGCGCATCCTATGTTTGTGCCTTACCTCCAGGAAATGAGTACCTTGGAATATTATGGCAAAACCAATATCGGAAGCCGGCCTTCCAAGCGCGGAAACGGTAACGAGCTGAAGTTTGAAGATCTTCGTGCGATCCCTTTTGTGGGTTCCTGGTCTCAGCTGAAACAGAATGTGCCAGGGTTTTTCGGATTCGGCTACGCCATGCAGCAGATGAAAGAGCAGGGAAGGTTTGAGGAAGTGATAGAATTGTATAAAGGATCGGATTTTTTCAAGACACTCGTTCTGAACTCCATGATGAGCATGAACAAAACCTATTTCCCGCTGACCTATTATATCAGGAATAACCCGAAATTCGGGGAGTTCTGGAATATCCTTTTCCATGAATACAGGCTTTCCAAAGAGATAATGCTCGAGCTTACCGGTTTCCATATGCTTCAGCAGGAAGATACACTATCCAGGAAATCTGTGAAAATCAGAGAACGTATAGTACTGCCGCTCTTAAGCATCCAGCAGTATGCGCTGATGAAAATTCAGAAAGGGGAAGGCAATAAGGAGGCTTATGAAAAACTGGTGACAAGATCCCTTTTCGGGAATATTAATGCGAGCAGGAATTCGGCTTAA
- a CDS encoding DUF2798 domain-containing protein: MKKKHFKYINTLFVVIPMTLIMAFVGLMRNYGFGEGWFLKFMKAWSVMLPVAYAVAFLIIPNARKLAEKLAVKE, from the coding sequence ATGAAAAAGAAACATTTTAAGTACATTAACACTTTGTTTGTGGTGATACCAATGACCTTAATCATGGCATTTGTAGGTCTGATGCGCAATTACGGTTTTGGTGAAGGCTGGTTTTTAAAATTTATGAAGGCATGGAGCGTTATGCTGCCGGTCGCATATGCCGTGGCCTTCCTGATTATCCCCAATGCCAGAAAATTGGCGGAAAAATTAGCCGTAAAAGAATGA
- a CDS encoding Crp/Fnr family transcriptional regulator, with translation MHEQLAQYISSKITVSEDELKMIISYFSPMKLKKNELLVTHGQTSQRTFFVGHGCLRIFFINKDGQEATRYFAFENQFATALVSFITGETSEEFIQAVEHSEILYIRHQDFHHLLEMIPQWEKFYRYYLEHAYVNNTKRLMSFLTQDATEKYRMLLEENPDIVRRLPNKMVASFLNISHETLSRVKSKV, from the coding sequence ATGCACGAACAACTTGCACAGTACATCAGCAGCAAGATTACAGTCAGTGAAGATGAATTGAAGATGATTATTTCTTATTTCAGTCCTATGAAATTAAAGAAAAATGAACTTTTAGTAACACATGGACAAACCAGCCAACGAACTTTTTTCGTTGGTCACGGTTGCCTAAGGATATTCTTTATCAATAAAGACGGGCAGGAGGCCACCCGGTATTTTGCTTTTGAAAATCAGTTTGCTACTGCTTTGGTCAGTTTCATTACAGGAGAAACGTCTGAAGAATTCATACAAGCTGTTGAACATTCGGAGATATTATACATTAGGCATCAGGACTTTCATCATTTGCTCGAGATGATCCCACAGTGGGAAAAGTTTTACCGTTATTATCTTGAGCATGCTTACGTAAACAATACAAAACGGCTGATGTCTTTTCTGACGCAGGATGCCACCGAAAAATACCGTATGCTTCTTGAGGAAAATCCGGATATTGTAAGGCGGTTACCGAACAAAATGGTTGCTTCTTTTCTCAATATTTCCCATGAAACACTCAGCCGCGTGAAATCAAAAGTCTGA